AAGGCGATGCTTGGTTACCGCGATGATGAACTGTCATCCAGCTATGACGCTTGGGAGCAACGGATCCACCCAGAAGACAAAGACCGCACCTTAGCTTTGCTAAAACAACATCTGGATGGACAGTCCGGCATCATGGAGAGCGTGATCCGTCTCCGCCATCGTGATGGTCACTATATCTGGGTTATGGATCGCGGCATGGTGGTTGATTGGGATAGCTCCGGCAAAGCCAGTCGCATGGTTGGCAGCCATGTTGATATCACCGATGAGATGAATCGTAAGTTACAGGGTGCCGATGATGATCAGGCGGTGGCACGATTAGGGTTGGTTAATAGCCTCATTCCACTGGTTCGAACCGACGATGGGGTTGGTTATAGTGCTTTATTCTTCCTCGATATTGATGACTTTAAGCTGGTTAATGACAGCTTCAGCCACCTTGATGGCGATCAGTTGCTAAAGCAGGTACTGGTTCGGATCAAGAAACGTTTTGGTCACGCCAGTTTAATCCATCGCCTTCATGGCGATGAGTTTGTGGTGTTGATTGGCGGCATCGATCCACACCAGCAACCGGTGGTCGCACAGGTAAACCTATTTGCTGAGCAGTTGATGAAGTGTTTTGAGCGACCGTGGGTCGTTAACGGCACCCAAGTTTATCTTGGTACCTGCATCGGCATCAGCGTGTTTCAACCAAGCTCCAAGCTCGATCCCGAGGTGCTGCTGTCTCAGGCGGAGTTAGCGGTATACCAATGTAAAGAACTGGGTCGAGGCAGCTATCGTTTGTTTTCCAATGAGGTGCAACAAAAGACGCGCCAGCGTTATTGGTTGCGTGACTCCCTTAGCCGTGGCTTAGCACAAGGTGAGTTAAATATGCACTACCAGCCTGTGCTCGATAGCAGTGGTGAACTGCATGCGGCTGAGGCATTGATCCGTTGGTACCACCCTGAGCGCGGTGAGATCCCCCCAGGGCAGTTCTTACCGGTGGCTGAGCGCTACGGTTTAGCTGAGGCGCTGGCGGAGTTGCAACTGGCTACCGCCTGTCGTGATTTGGCGGTGTTGCGTCGTTATGGTTTGGATGAGGTGATGTTGAATGTCAGCTTACGCCAGTTGTCATGGCCGCAGTTTGTATCTCGACTTGAATACCATTTAGAACTGCAAGGGCTGGCGCCACAAATGCTGGTACTGGAGATTTCTGAGTACTATTTGCCGCAACTGACACCAGAAACTATTTCAGTGTTGGAGAAGATCAAGGCATTGAATGTGCGCATTGCCATTGATCACTTTGGAGCCGGTTATTTGATGCTATCGCAGTTACAACAGTTACCAATAAGTCAGATTAAACTGGATGCCCGCTATCTGCGTCACCAAGGCGACAGCAGCAGCGAAGCACTGCTACTGGCGCAAGCTAATGTTGCCAAAACCTTATCGCTGGAATGGATGGCCAGTGGTGTTGATGAAGAGTCTTGCTACCAGATGCTACGCCAACATGGTTGCCAACGCTTTCAAGGGCATCTGCTTAGCGCTCCTCGCTCACTGGATGAGTTGCTGGTGCTGTTGCGTCATCGAGGTCGTGCAGGGGCTGGGGCGCAAACCACTCCAACAACCGATTAAGTAGTGGCTGACGATAGTCGTCACTCTCCATCAATAGCTCATGCATGGCATCATCAATGCAGATAAGTTCATGTTGACCACGCTGTGCAAAGAGCCTAGCCGCCTTGTTATTTACCACTGTATCGGCACCGGCAATCGCCACTACCGTCGGAGTTTCTATTTGAATTTGAGGCCATTGCTGCTCAAGCGCTAACGCTTGCCGGATCCACTGTACACTTGGTGCCCCCAATTGCAGCTCAGGCCTATCTTGGTAAAGCTGTCGAAATGCACGGTATTGGTTTTCGTCATGGGTGTTGTCATTGTCAGCAAAGGGGATGGCTCGGTAGTTATGGCCACCAACGGCATACCCTTCCGGCCTGAGCTGATGCAACACGCTTAGTAGTGGTGAAATCACCCAACTTGGCGCCGGTAGTTGTACCCCAAACATTGGCGACGACAATAGTGCCTTATCGAAGTGGTGCGGGTATTGATGCAGATATAATGCGGCAATGGCGCCACCCATCGAGTGCGCTAGTAAGTAGCGTTGGGCCGGTTTGTCTGGAGTAACGCGTTCGCGGACGAACTTAACCATATCCGCCACGTAATCACGGAAATGATGTACATGGCCAATGTGCCGGTTGGTAAGCATCCGCTCTGATAACCCTTGGCCGCGATGATCCCACAAATAGAGGCTATAGCCTTGGTCATATAACCACTGCACCAATGGCCAGTACTTCATGTAGCTTTCAATACGGCCACTGCACAATACGATAGCTCCACGGCTTTGGGGCGCGCGCACAATGCAGTAGCGGATGTTTACCCCTTTTACGCCAGCAAAGTTGCCATGCTCAGCCTGTTGCCAGAGCTCGGTAACAGTAACGCTATCGGTCATGTGGTTAGGTTATGCTGACGGGCGTTGTAAGCTGTCAGTTGCTCATCGGTCGCCTTAGGTTGGTGGTTGGCCTTCCATTCGCTGTAAGGCATACCATAGATGGCTTCACGGGCATCATCATCGCTTACGTCTAGGCCGTGATCGTCGGCAGCGGCTTTGTACCATTTAGATAGGCAGTTACGGCAAAAGCCGGACAAAATCATCAAATCGATATTTTGCACATCTTTGTTGGCATCGAGGTGAGCCAACAAACGGCGTAATACCGCCGCTTCTACTTCGGTTTTTTTATCCATGGTTATGCTCCTTGCCGCGCGGCTATCCACGCATTAATTTGTTGTTCTAGTTGAGTCATTGGTAGTGATCCACCTTTGAGTATCTGATCATGAAACTGGCGGATGTCGAAATCCTCGCCAAGCTGTTGTTCTGCATGGTGACGTAAACGCCATAGAGTCAATTCGCCAATTTTGTATGAAAGGGCCTGCCCAGGCCAACCAATGTAGCGGTCGACTTCGGTGGTGACGTTGTGTAGTGACAATGCAGTGTTGCTGGCTAGATAGTCGATGGCTTGTTGACGGCTCCACCCTTGCGCGTGCATACCGGTATCAACCACCAAACGGCAGGCCCGCCACATTTCATAGGTTAAACGTCCAAAATTGCTGTAGGGATCGCGGTAGAACCCCCCTTCTAGTCCTAGTTTTTCCGAATATAAACCCCAACCCTCACCAAAGGCACTGATGTAGTAGTTACGGCGTAGTGGATGCAACGCTAACTCTGAGGCAAGGGAGATCTGCAGATGGTGGCCAGGAACCGCTTCATGCAGAGTTAGTGCTTCCATCTCGTACAGTGGTCGCTTATCCAGAGCATAGGTATTGACCCAATAGTATCCTGGTTGGTCATTACCGCTGGAACCTGAATAGCGGCCAGTGGTGTACTTAGGGGCTATCTCGGTTGGTACAGCTTTCACCCCATAGGGAGTGCGGGGGAGTGTAGCGAAGAACTTTGGTAGCATCGCATCGGCTTGCTTGGACAGGTGGGCGGCGTAATACAGCAGTTCATTGGCCGTTTGTGGATAGAAGCGTGGGTCGGTGCGTAGGTAAGTTAGAAACTCAGCGAAGCTGCCATGAAAATCCAACTCCTCAATGACCGCCGCCATTTCGCTGCGGATCCGTGCTACCTCGGTAAGTCCAAGTTGATGCACCTGCTCGGCGGTCATATTTAAAGTGGTGAAGTGGCGGACGCGATTGGCGTAATAGTCGTTGCCATCTACTAATGCACTGGCGGCAATGCTGCTTCTTGCTGCAGGGTAGTAGTGGTTTTGATAGAACGCTGCAAAGCGCTGATAACTTGGCACGACCTTGGTGGTTACTGCATCTAAGCCTCGTTGCTGCCATTGACTGCGATTGGGGAAGTCGTCGCTGAGGTTGGCAAATGGTTGATAGTAGATGTTGTCTACCGGGGCCGTAATAAATGCATCGATACTCTGCTCAAACCCTATTAGTACCGCCTTAGGCACCGTGTTGCCACTGTTGATCCCTTGCTGTAGCCAGTGGGTTTGCTCTGTGAAATAGCGTGGTATTTGCTCTAAACGAGCAAGATAAGCTGCCGCTTGGGTTTCATTTTTCAGCTGCTGACCTCGCGCCATTTGCGCTAGGTAGGTATGAAAGCCACCCTCGGCAGAGATTGGTCGATAGTGTTCATGATAGCGATAACTATCGACGCCATTTTGCAGCTGATGTTTAACGATGGCGAGATTGGCTTGTTGCTCCAAGTTGAGCTGGGCAACATCAATGGCGTTGGCTTGGTCGAGCAGTAGCTGTTGCTTAGTGGCGATGGCGCTAAGGTTTTCCGGGCTGAGATTCGCCAATTGACTGGCAGCTGCGACATTACCATATCGCTGTGCCAGCGTCGGTTGGCTAGCTAGCTGTAGCTGCCAGCTATCATCCAATAGTTGTTCAACTTGATATTGAGGTGCGGGGGAATTAGCACAGCTGCAAAGCAGTGCGGTTAGCAGTAGTAGCGCGACTCTCATCAACCTGTTCCTTAGGTTTGGTACGGTAGTCCTAGTTACTGCTAGTGTACGAGAGGCTATCGCTGAACACAAAAACGGCGCCCAAGGGGCGCCGTTGTTATCGCAATGTTTAGTGCGAGCGTTTAGATCACGCGACTGAACTGCTGCTGGCGGGCTTTTTCACGCATGTAGCGGTCAAAACACATGCAGATGTTGCGGATCAGCAAGTTGCCGGTAGCGGTAACGCGGATAATATTACCTTCGTGTTGAACCAGTTCGTCGTCGATAAATGGCTTAAGCAGCTCAATATCGGTAGCGAAGTATTCATCGAAGTTAATATCCCACTCTTGTTCAATAACGGTTTTATCCATTTCAAAGTGACAGATCAGCTGTTTGATCACGGCACGGCGGATAAAGTCATCGCGTTCTAGTGAGCAACCTTTGATCAAGGCGGTGCCTTGAGCATCGATAGTGTTGTAGTAGTCTTTCAGATCTACTGCATTCTGAGCGTAGGCGTTGCCAATGCTCGAGATAGCCGAAGCACCAAGTCCCAGCAGATCCGCATCTGGCTGAGTGGTGTAGCCTTGGAAGTTACGGTGTAACTTACCGGCGCGTTGCAGCTTAGCGAGTTCATCATCTGGCTTAGCGAAGTGGTCCATACCGATAAATTGGTAGCCATCTTCAGTCAGGATGTTGATGCTATTTTCTAAGATCTTCAGCTTTTGCATTGGGGTTGGCAGATCTTCGTCGTGGATCTTACGCTGTGCAGCAAAACGATGCGGCAGGTGAGCGTAGTTAAATACACTTAGACGGTCTGGAGCCAAGGCCTTAATGCGCTCAAGGGTTTCGTTGAAGCTCTCTGGAGTCTGGTGTGGCAGACCGTAGATCAGATCGACGTTGGTTGAGCTGAAGCCTTTTTCTTTGGCTGCTTTGAGCAGGTCAAAGATAAATTGTTCGTCCTGCTCGCGGTTAACCGCTTGCTGAACCTTCTTGTTGAAGTCCTGTACGCCAACAGAGATGCGGTTAAAACCAACCTCTGCCAATACGTCCAGGGTTGAGATCTCAATCTCACGAGGATCAATCTCGATTGAGAATTCACCTTCGTCAGCAAAGTTAAATTGCTCTTTTAGCAGGTTGGTCAAACGACGGATCTGCTCTGGGTTTAAGAAGGTAGGTGTACCACCGCCCCAGTGCATCTGGGTAACGTTGTACTGTTGAAAGTGAGGAGCACGAGCTTTGATTTCACGCTCTAGGTAATCAAGGTACTGATCGGCCTTATGGGCATGACGTGTGATGATCTTGTTACAGCCACAGTAGTAACACAGCTTGTGACAGAACGGCACGTGGATGTACAGAGACAGGTTCTGCTTATCTGAGCCGACGATCGCTTGTGCTAAATCATTCTCGCTAAACTCTTTATGAAACTCTACCGCGGTTGGGTAGGAAGTGTAGCGTGGACCGGAGTAGTTATACTTCTCAATCAACGCTTGGTTCCAACTGATCTTGTCCTGCACCTAAGCTCTCCTCTTTCAGGTTGCAGTAATTATGCACCTTTTACGCAATCTCGCCACGTTATGACTGACGGGCTTTAACAGGATGGGATCAAGCTCAAAAAATCACAAGTGAATGGATTTGTTCAAGATCTCTATTTTGAGAGGGACTGTGCGCGCCAACTACTATCCGCCAAAATAGCTACATCTGTGCTAATTGCAGGACCAAGAACTGCTTGGTGATGCTCCAATTCCATGTCCAGCTTACGGCGCTCCAGCTTAGGCAACGCTTTGCGTTGTTCTAAGATTGGCTGTGTGCTGATGGCATCATAAAGGGCTTGGAGGTGGGGGAATTGCTGAGCTAATCGCTCAGAGTCGGCCCCGGGCACGGCACGGAGTAGGTTAACTAACCGCAGCGCCGCTTCTGCTGGCTGGCACTGTTCTGCTAGCGCCGCTTTGGCGATTTGCTGAATCTGCTCTTGCAGGTGCAGCTGTCGCGCTGCGATTTTGGTACTACGCTGTTGTTGTTGCTGTGCTACTTTGCGCCACAAAATGGCCGCGTATACGGCCAACGCCACCACAATGGCGATAGCCGCAACAATTAAACTTCCCTGTACGGACATGCCTATAATTCCCGTAGACCTTAAACCGTTAGTCTTTAAATTGGTCGAGTAGGTCGCTGCCTTGTTCGAATTGCTCGAATAGGTCGAGTTCGCTATCGGTAGTACTCGATTTTACTGGAGCCGCTGGCTCTTCTGCTGGCAGATCATCGCTGATCCCAAGCTGATCCATCAGCACGGCAATGCGCGCTAAGGTGCTGTCTAACCAGAACTGATCCGCTTGGCTTAGCAGTTCACCACCTTCAACCTGATCCAATAACTGGCTCAGACGTGGGCTCTGCTCAAGTTTGGCGAGCTCTTGCTCTGGCTTCATCGCGGGTTTAACTACAGATGCTTGCGCTGCATCCATAACTAAAGCAATAGGCTTTTTGCTGCCATGGCGTGGGTCTTTCTTTTCTACGTTGGCACCAGTAACGGCGGCACGTACTTCAGCGCCGCTGTGGCGACTGCCAGTAGCTTGGCCTTTACCGGCTTTTTTGCTGAATTTAACATTGGCTTGCTTCTTTTCCCTTGGTGGGCGAGCGGGGCCATTGGTGTTCACTTTGCGAGATCGTTTAGCTCGAGTCATAGGGTCTGTCTCCGTTTGGGCGGGCGACTCTACCAGATTATGCTGATTTTTGCAGCAGAATGATGTCGTTGCCGAGGATTTCTAAGCGTAAGTTGTGTTGTTTGGCTAAATAACGAAAGGTTGCTTCGCTGAAGAAGCTGACGTGAGTCGGATCGTTCTTATAGTGCCACTGTGCAAACGCGTCCTTATTGCGCACCAGTTTGGTCATTATGCCAAGGTAACCACCGGGGCGGATCAAATTGAGTAGCAGATGCCATTCTCGGCGCGGTTGGTAAAAGTGTTCAATGGCCTCGGTGCAGGTAACAAAGTCATATTGCTGCTTGAGTGGCGAGCGGTCTGGAACGAAATAGGGATCATAGAGGGCCATTTCGTGCCCCGCGTCAGCAAGCATTAGCGATAAGGTTGGGCCTGGACCACAGCCAAAGTCTAAGCCTTGTTGCTGCAACGGCAGGCGTAGCAGCAGTGGCGCAGCTAAGCGGTTTAAGAATTTGCGGTAGCCTAGATCATCTGGGTTATTTTGGTGTTGGTCGTAGATCTGCTTTTCTGCTGATGCAGGCAGCAATGCTGCAGGATCGGCAAACACTAACTTACATTGCGGGCATTGAAAGTAATGGCGGCGTTTATCTTGATGATAGTGTTGCGGATCAATGTGCTGGCACAGCGGGCAGAGCATGGACATTCCTAACATAACGGTGGTTAGGCGAGTATATAATACCAATTCCACTAAATCTTTGATCATTGTTGCTGGTTTAAATCACCCCCAAACTGCGTTTACGAGTGCACGGTTAGCGCGACTAGCAGTTGGAGCGGGTGGTTTGTTTGATGCGATCTGTTCGTCGCAATAACAGCTTAAATACGTAATGGAATTGGCACCAGCAGGAAATAAAAAAGGCGACAGATTGCTCTGTCGCCTATTGGTGTCAGCTGACACCCCTCCAATTTATTATCCGAGCATCCTTACCCGCGAAGAGACGTTCCCAGTCTAGTCCATTTATTGAATTGAGCTTCCGTGCAATAAATGTTGTTTTTGGTCAATCCTGACACTTTCTTATTCATCCTTGATGGATGTCTTCCTTTACTACTCAGCCAATCCGGCGAGCTCGTCATCCTGACGATTATGAGTAACACTTCCGTGTTGTCCCAGTCCGTTGGGGGCAGATCTTACGATCTGGTCTAACTCCTGACAGGTCGGTTGCCGTGCTCACATCCTGTGTGCCTGTGCTTTCGCAGCAGTGGTACCAACTCTTGTTGGAGCTCACTTTACCTGCTTTGACTTAGATCGCAACTTTTTTTGCAGGGTGATTTGTGTCACGTGCGAGTGTCATTTTTCTAAGTCACTAAAAAAGTTAAATTAATGCTCAAATGTTAACAAATAAAAGGGGGAAACCCTTAACTTGTTAATGGTCAATGTCTTACATGATTTTTGGGTTGATATTTAGGCTAAATGGGAGGCCGACTGCGATTCATTGCTATTTTGACCAAAATAGCTAACCACATTTAGTGCTTACCACTATTGGGGAGCAAAAGTGTCTCGTTTCTCCACCTGACTGGAGTAAGGATATTCTAATGAAATTACGGTTGAGTGGCTTTGTTGTTACTTGGTTAGCGATCGATGGATAGTCGAGATTGATGGGGTTACTGTCATTGATCGCAAGCGTAGTTCTGCAAACTAAATTAGCGCTACAGCAAACTAAAAAGGGAGCCTGAGGCTCCCTTTGTTATTGTTAAGCAAAACGCTATTGGGCGTTGAGGTAATGAGACAAGGCGTTGATGTCATCGTCACTGAGACGTTTGCTGATGTCGCTCATCATACCGTTCATGTCGTTATTACGAGCACCACTGCGGAACTTCTCAAGTTGAGCTTTGAGGTATGAAGTGTGTTGTCCAGCTAGTGATGGATAACCTGCTAGTTGCATACCTTGGCCAGTGACGCCGTGGCAGGCAACACAGGCGGTAACCTGACGCTCTGGATCGCCACCTAAGTAGAGTTTCTCGCCAGCGGCAATTAATTCAGCGTCATCGCTGTTGCCGGCACTGGTTAGTTGGCCTGCGTAGTAGGCCGCAACGTCAGCCATATCTTGCTCGGTTGCAAGCATCATCGCCATTGGGCTCATTACCGGATCATTGCGACCCTCTTTACCACCGCTGGTGGCCGCTTTTTTTAGATCGATAAGTTGTTTTAGCAGGTACCCTTCATGCTGTCCTGCAAGTTTCGGATAGAGGTCGATCGGGCTGTTGCCGTCGGCACCGTGACAGGCCGTACAGGTTGCAACTTTGGCTTTGCCAGCTTCGGCGTCACCAGCGGCTAAGGCTGGGGTGGAGATTGCCGCTACTGCGGCCAGAACTACTGCAAACTTTTTCATAACGTTCCAACTTGTATTATCGCGAGCGATTTGATTCCCTGCTGCATCGCTCGCCTGATAAACTAGAGGGAGCATGCGCATCGCATTTTACACAAATTTAGATCCAGATCGAATAGCTACTTAATTCTGTGACTTAAAACGGAATGGCGGTCGATCTGGATCAATGGAGAACACAGTGACTGATCAAATTGTTGATTTTCGTCGGGCCAGTTTTGTAACTAGTGCCCCAGACATTACCCACCTACCTGAAGATGTGGGTATGGAGATCGCGTTTGCCGGTCGCTCTAATGCTGGCAAGTCCAGTGCCCTTAATACCTTGACCGATCACAAAGGTCTGGCACACACCAGTAAAACCCCAGGTCGTACTCAGCTGATCAACGTGTTTCGCTTAGACGATGAACGTCGCCTAATCGATCTGCCGGGCTATGGTTTTGCCAAGGTTCCGCTAGAGATGAAACTGCAGTGGCAAGAGAAGCTCGCTCAGTACCTTGAAGAGCGTCAGTGCTTACGTGGTTTAGTGGTGATGATGGACGTACGTCACCCATTGAAAGATCTCGATTCAAATATGATTGCTTGGGGGGTTGCTGCTGAAATGCCGGTACTGGTACTGCTAACTAAAGCAGACAAATTAAAACAGGCAGAGAAGAACAAGGTCTTAAGAAAGGTAAAAGAAAACCTGTCTGAGCTTGGCGGTGAGATCACCATTCAGCTGTTCTCTTCGTTGAAGGGTACCGGTCGCGAGCCTGCTCTGCGAGTACTTAATGGTTGGTTCCAGCGTCACAGTGATATTGAAGCTGGATTGTCTGAGTAGCGAAAAAAGACAAAAAAAACCGGTGTTGAGAAGGCTCAACACCGGAACATTAAAAGCTAATTTGGGGAGAAGCTTTTTAAAAAACGATAACAATATCAACTAACCCATTGGGCGACTTGACGTGTTAACTATAGCGCAACATTTAGCCGAGTTAAAGTTTTTGCTCTAAATTTTTGAGTGCACTGTATTGGTCTGAAAAATCGTTATTTAAACTTACTAACGACTTCCTTTGGTGAATTTTAGAGTCAAAAAAACCCCAGTCTTCAAAGAAGACTGAGGTGCCAATTCTGGCGACTGACCCAAGGGGTCAATCAAAAACAGGTTTGAAAGATTAACCGAAGTTCATTACACCGAAGTGCAATTTGTTCAGCAATAGAACATCTTACCTCTGTACCCTACCCCCGAAGCTTAACCAAGCCTGTTGTTGAGGGTAAAGCGCTTTCACTAGCAACTGAATAAATCTGCGGTTTGGGTCGCAAAGTGCTCACTGTTAGTGAGCTTCGTCCCAGTTGTCGCCTAGGCCCGCTTCTGCGATCAGTGGGACTGCTAATTCCGCCGCTGATTCCATCAACTTAACCAAATGAGCTTGGTGTTTTTCAATCACACCCTCTTCAATCTCGAACACCAATTCATCGTGTACCTGCATCAATAGCTTAATCTCAGCGGGTTCTTGGTTGTTGATGTATTGGTGTACTAGCAACATCGCTTTTTTGATGATATCAGCCGCGGTTCCTTGCATTGGCGCGTTGATGGCTGTCCGCTCGGCTGCCTGTTGGCGCATCTTGTTGCGGGCGTTGATCTCAGGCAGATGCAAGCGACGGCCAAACAGGGTTTCAACAAACTGCTGATCGTGTGCTTGGGCACGGGTGTCATCCATGTATTTCAGTACCCCAGGGTAGCGATCGAAGTATTTATCGATGTACTCCTGCGCTTCATAACGTGGAATATTCAATTCTTTGGCTAAACCAAAGGCGGACATGCCATAGATCAAACCAAAGTTAACCGCTTTGGCCTTGCGACGCATATCTGTGGTTACGTCATCAAATTCGACATCAAACACTTCAGCAGCAGTGGCGCGATGGATATCTTTGCCATGAGCAAAGGCATCCAACAGCCCTTTGTCTGCAGAGAGATGGGCCATGATCCGCAGTTCGATTTGAGAGTAATCGATAGCCAGTAGCTTATAGCCTGCTGGGGCAATAAAAGCTTGCCGAATACGGCGTCCTTCTTCGGTACGGATTGGAATGTTCTGCAGGTTTGGGTTTGAACTCGAAAGCCTGCCGGTGGCAGTTACCGCTTGATGATAACTGGTGTGGATCCGTCCCGCAGCAGTGATCAGCTCAGGTAACTTATCGGTATAAGTGTTTTTCAGCTTGGCCAGTGAGCGATGTTCCAATAGCAGTTTGGGCAGTGGGTAATCCAGCGCTAACTCCTGCAGCACCTCTTCTGCGGTAGAGGGGGCTCCCTTAGGGGTTTTCTTTAGTACTGGGTACTCGAGCTTTTCAAACAGAATGGTTTGCAATTGCTTGGTCGAGGCCAGATTAAAGACTTCACCGGCAATGTTATGGGCTTCGGCTTCAAGCTCATTTAAACGCATCGCAATGGTGCTGCTTTGTTGATGGAGCATATCGCCATCAACCATAACCCCATTACGTTCCATCGTTGACATGGCAGTAACTAGTGGCAGCTCAATCTCATTAAATACCGCTTCACAGCTTGGCACACTGGCCAGCAGTGGTTGCAGGGTTTGGTGGAGACGTAGGGTGATGTCAGCGTCTTCTGCAGCATAAGGCGCCGCTTGTTCCAGCTCGATCTGGTTGAAGGTTTTCTGTTTAACCCCTTTACCGGCTATCTCTTCAAACTTGATGGTCTTATGGCCGAGGTACTTCAGCGCCAAGTCATCCATGTTGTGTTTACCGGCGGTGGAGTTGTAGCAGTAACTCTCCAACATGGTATCG
The genomic region above belongs to Ferrimonas lipolytica and contains:
- the hemN gene encoding oxygen-independent coproporphyrinogen III oxidase; its protein translation is MQDKISWNQALIEKYNYSGPRYTSYPTAVEFHKEFSENDLAQAIVGSDKQNLSLYIHVPFCHKLCYYCGCNKIITRHAHKADQYLDYLEREIKARAPHFQQYNVTQMHWGGGTPTFLNPEQIRRLTNLLKEQFNFADEGEFSIEIDPREIEISTLDVLAEVGFNRISVGVQDFNKKVQQAVNREQDEQFIFDLLKAAKEKGFSSTNVDLIYGLPHQTPESFNETLERIKALAPDRLSVFNYAHLPHRFAAQRKIHDEDLPTPMQKLKILENSINILTEDGYQFIGMDHFAKPDDELAKLQRAGKLHRNFQGYTTQPDADLLGLGASAISSIGNAYAQNAVDLKDYYNTIDAQGTALIKGCSLERDDFIRRAVIKQLICHFEMDKTVIEQEWDINFDEYFATDIELLKPFIDDELVQHEGNIIRVTATGNLLIRNICMCFDRYMREKARQQQFSRVI
- a CDS encoding GGDEF domain-containing phosphodiesterase → MASDHRISKYLSPKLSLLVCLPLALMLCLSALVLVDFLQGRDMMRNHLHQAQQRLLLQQARQIEQLLAASGTARIRDVAEQSLLSWSQDKELLEAAIIDREQRIYLGSSSAWRGGQAQNLLDGFESELARQSLLSGHYVIESKPERASVQIYYPLQQLKLHLEPRLIYLEQDLTGLNSISKHLFIERLVKLWSIGLVLVGGMVWLSYRTIIVPLKQITEASRRLGEADLPPPQLGPIAELHKFWHQLYKSNNRVRKGYLQLVTSEQRWLYAIEGMKVGVWDWHVRDGHVYLSHHWKAMLGYRDDELSSSYDAWEQRIHPEDKDRTLALLKQHLDGQSGIMESVIRLRHRDGHYIWVMDRGMVVDWDSSGKASRMVGSHVDITDEMNRKLQGADDDQAVARLGLVNSLIPLVRTDDGVGYSALFFLDIDDFKLVNDSFSHLDGDQLLKQVLVRIKKRFGHASLIHRLHGDEFVVLIGGIDPHQQPVVAQVNLFAEQLMKCFERPWVVNGTQVYLGTCIGISVFQPSSKLDPEVLLSQAELAVYQCKELGRGSYRLFSNEVQQKTRQRYWLRDSLSRGLAQGELNMHYQPVLDSSGELHAAEALIRWYHPERGEIPPGQFLPVAERYGLAEALAELQLATACRDLAVLRRYGLDEVMLNVSLRQLSWPQFVSRLEYHLELQGLAPQMLVLEISEYYLPQLTPETISVLEKIKALNVRIAIDHFGAGYLMLSQLQQLPISQIKLDARYLRHQGDSSSEALLLAQANVAKTLSLEWMASGVDEESCYQMLRQHGCQRFQGHLLSAPRSLDELLVLLRHRGRAGAGAQTTPTTD
- a CDS encoding DUF885 domain-containing protein, with the protein product MRVALLLLTALLCSCANSPAPQYQVEQLLDDSWQLQLASQPTLAQRYGNVAAASQLANLSPENLSAIATKQQLLLDQANAIDVAQLNLEQQANLAIVKHQLQNGVDSYRYHEHYRPISAEGGFHTYLAQMARGQQLKNETQAAAYLARLEQIPRYFTEQTHWLQQGINSGNTVPKAVLIGFEQSIDAFITAPVDNIYYQPFANLSDDFPNRSQWQQRGLDAVTTKVVPSYQRFAAFYQNHYYPAARSSIAASALVDGNDYYANRVRHFTTLNMTAEQVHQLGLTEVARIRSEMAAVIEELDFHGSFAEFLTYLRTDPRFYPQTANELLYYAAHLSKQADAMLPKFFATLPRTPYGVKAVPTEIAPKYTTGRYSGSSGNDQPGYYWVNTYALDKRPLYEMEALTLHEAVPGHHLQISLASELALHPLRRNYYISAFGEGWGLYSEKLGLEGGFYRDPYSNFGRLTYEMWRACRLVVDTGMHAQGWSRQQAIDYLASNTALSLHNVTTEVDRYIGWPGQALSYKIGELTLWRLRHHAEQQLGEDFDIRQFHDQILKGGSLPMTQLEQQINAWIAARQGA
- a CDS encoding DUF2489 domain-containing protein: MSVQGSLIVAAIAIVVALAVYAAILWRKVAQQQQQRSTKIAARQLHLQEQIQQIAKAALAEQCQPAEAALRLVNLLRAVPGADSERLAQQFPHLQALYDAISTQPILEQRKALPKLERRKLDMELEHHQAVLGPAISTDVAILADSSWRAQSLSK
- the yihI gene encoding Der GTPase-activating protein YihI codes for the protein MTRAKRSRKVNTNGPARPPREKKQANVKFSKKAGKGQATGSRHSGAEVRAAVTGANVEKKDPRHGSKKPIALVMDAAQASVVKPAMKPEQELAKLEQSPRLSQLLDQVEGGELLSQADQFWLDSTLARIAVLMDQLGISDDLPAEEPAAPVKSSTTDSELDLFEQFEQGSDLLDQFKD
- a CDS encoding class I SAM-dependent methyltransferase; protein product: MELVLYTRLTTVMLGMSMLCPLCQHIDPQHYHQDKRRHYFQCPQCKLVFADPAALLPASAEKQIYDQHQNNPDDLGYRKFLNRLAAPLLLRLPLQQQGLDFGCGPGPTLSLMLADAGHEMALYDPYFVPDRSPLKQQYDFVTCTEAIEHFYQPRREWHLLLNLIRPGGYLGIMTKLVRNKDAFAQWHYKNDPTHVSFFSEATFRYLAKQHNLRLEILGNDIILLQKSA
- a CDS encoding DUF1244 domain-containing protein produces the protein MDKKTEVEAAVLRRLLAHLDANKDVQNIDLMILSGFCRNCLSKWYKAAADDHGLDVSDDDAREAIYGMPYSEWKANHQPKATDEQLTAYNARQHNLTT
- a CDS encoding alpha/beta fold hydrolase, which translates into the protein MTDSVTVTELWQQAEHGNFAGVKGVNIRYCIVRAPQSRGAIVLCSGRIESYMKYWPLVQWLYDQGYSLYLWDHRGQGLSERMLTNRHIGHVHHFRDYVADMVKFVRERVTPDKPAQRYLLAHSMGGAIAALYLHQYPHHFDKALLSSPMFGVQLPAPSWVISPLLSVLHQLRPEGYAVGGHNYRAIPFADNDNTHDENQYRAFRQLYQDRPELQLGAPSVQWIRQALALEQQWPQIQIETPTVVAIAGADTVVNNKAARLFAQRGQHELICIDDAMHELLMESDDYRQPLLNRLLEWFAPQPLHDLDDATAPATHPVSEER
- a CDS encoding c-type cytochrome: MKKFAVVLAAVAAISTPALAAGDAEAGKAKVATCTACHGADGNSPIDLYPKLAGQHEGYLLKQLIDLKKAATSGGKEGRNDPVMSPMAMMLATEQDMADVAAYYAGQLTSAGNSDDAELIAAGEKLYLGGDPERQVTACVACHGVTGQGMQLAGYPSLAGQHTSYLKAQLEKFRSGARNNDMNGMMSDISKRLSDDDINALSHYLNAQ